A genomic region of Vitis vinifera cultivar Pinot Noir 40024 chromosome 7, ASM3070453v1 contains the following coding sequences:
- the LOC100245763 gene encoding E3 ubiquitin-protein ligase WAV3 gives MVTGWRKAFCTTVPKDGEIREAREKQKHSNDPNPNPSPRFGAKFSFFSTGSNPSTPRLQSHSGLRCRTTTTPATSAQNSPRIQCKTAKSPGLFQCSNPSSPKSPSSFSLLKASLKLSKSRCGICIQSVKTGQGTAIFTAECSHAFHFPCIAAHVRKHGSLVCPVCCSNWKEVPLLAVHEDQKPEIVEEKKKESLIKDINIKNERRQFAPSDLKAYDDDEPLMSPTTGARFIPIPESDENEEEEANVEFQGFFVNNSTPPSTKVIKETEIQLRNVDVRLLPEAAVVSVGRSYETYVAVLKVKAPPVPATINTTTSSLLNPARRAPIDLVTVLDVGGGMTGAKLQMMKRAMRLVISSLSSTDRLSIVAFSASSKRLMPLKRMTTTGRRSARRIIESLIAGQGTSAGEALKKASKVLEDRRERNPVASIMLLSDGQNERVSSKSTNPNRPSNVVSSTRYAHLEIPVHAFGFGENGAYGAEPAEDAFAKCVGGLLSVVVQDLRVQLGFASGSAPAEIAAVYCCTGRPNLMGSGSVRLGDLYAEDERELLVELKVPTSAIGAHHVLSVRCSYKDPSSQQLIYGKEQALLVPRPHAVRSAGPHIERLRNLYITTRAVAESRRLVEHNDISAAHHLLSSARALLIQQNSKLAQDFLRGLEAELTNLHWRRQHQLQIQRPRATGREAASLDEKGEPLTPTSAWRAAERLAKVAIMRKSLNRVSDLHGFENARF, from the exons ATGGTGACTGGGTGGCGAAAAGCTTTTTGCACCACCGTTCCTAAAGATGGTGAAATCAGAGAAGCAAGAGAGAAGCAAAAGCACAGCAATGACCCTAATCCAAACCCCAGTCCAAGATTTGGTGCCAAATTCAGCTTCTTCTCCACTGGAAGCAACCCCTCTACCCCTCGCTTACAGTCTCACTCTGGTCTCCGATGCCGGACTACTACTACTCCGGCGACATCCGCCCAGAATAGTCCTAGGATCCAATGCAAGACCGCCAAGAGCCCTGGATTGTTCCAGTGCTCCAATCCATCATCTCCTAAATCGCCCTCCAGCTTCTCCCTTCTCAAGGCCAGCTTGAAGCTTTCCAAG AGTAGGTGTGGAATTTGTATACAGAGCGTGAAGACTGGTCAAGGTACGGCCATTTTCACGGCGGAATGCTCCCACGCTTTTCACTTCCCGTGTATAGCCGCGCACGTTAGGAAACATGGAAGTCTCGTGTGTCCAGTGTGCTGTTCCAACTGGAAAGAAGTGCCCTTGCTAGCTGTTCACGAGGATCAGAAACCAGAAATCGttgaagagaagaagaaagaatcGCTGATCAAAGATATAAACATCAAGAATGAACGGAGGCAATTTGCGCCTTCTGATTTGAAGGCTTATGATGATGACGAGCCTTTGATGTCGCCGACCACCGGAGCTCGGTTCATTCCGATTCCGGAATCCGATGAAAAtgaggaagaagaagctaaCGTTGAGTTTCAAGGATTTTTTGTGAATAATAGTACACCACCATCAACCAAGGTGATCAAAGAGACGGAGATTCAGTTGAGAAATGTTGATGTGAGATTGTTGCCAGAGGCCGCCGTGGTGTCAGTCGGCCGCAGTTACGAGACCTATGTAGCAGTACTGAAGGTAAAGGCTCCGCCGGTTCCGGCGACGATTAACACAACGACATCATCGCTGCTGAATCCAGCGCGTCGTGCTCCCATTGATTTGGTGACGGTGCTTGATGTGGGCGGAGGCATGACCGGGGCGAAGTTGCAGATGATGAAACGCGCCATGAGATTGGTTATATCTTCTCTCAGCTCCACCGATCGTCTCTCCATTGTAGCTTTCTCAGCAAGCTCCAAAAGGTTAATGCCGTTGAAAAGAATGACAACGACCGGGCGGCGTTCGGCGCGTCGAATCATCGAAAGCCTCATCGCCGGCCAAGGCACCAGCGCAGGCGAAGCCCTGAAGAAAGCCTCCAAGGTGCTCGAAGATCGACGAGAGAGAAACCCCGTCGCAAGCATCATGCTTCTATCGGACGGTCAGAATGAGCGAGTGTCCAGTAAATCAACCAATCCTAACCGTCCATCTAATGTTGTTTCATCTACACGCTACGCTCATTTAGAGATTCCAGTCCACGCGTTTGGCTTCGGCGAGAACGGCGCCTATGGGGCTGAGCCAGCCGAAGATGCATTTGCCAAGTGCGTCGGTGGTTTGTTGAGCGTAGTGGTTCAGGATCTCCGGGTTCAGTTAGGGTTTGCTTCCGGTTCAGCTCCGGCTGAGATTGCAGCCGTGTATTGCTGTACCGGTCGGCCAAATCTTATGGGATCCGGTTCGGTACGGCTGGGTGATCTGTACGCTGAGGATGAGAGAGAACTACTGGTAGAATTGAAAGTACCAACGTCCGCTATCGGGGCCCACCACGTATTATCCGTTAGATGCTCTTATAAAGACCCATCATCGCAGCAACTCATCTACGGTAAGGAGCAAGCACTTCTAGTACCCCGCCCCCACGCCGTTCGATCAGCTGGACCCCACATCGAACGGTTAAGAAATCTCTACATCACCACCCGCGCCGTAGCCGAGTCTAGGCGATTAGTTGAGCACAACGACATTTCAGCTGCGCATCACTTGCTCTCATCGGCTCGAGCCCTTCTAATCCAGCAGAATTCGAAACTGGCCCAGGATTTTCTCCGCGGCTTAGAAGCTGAACTAACGAACCTACATTGGCGCAGACAGCATCAACTGCAGATCCAGCGGCCGAGAGCTACTGGAAGGGAAGCCGCTTCCTTGGACGAAAAGGGTGAGCCGCTTACGCCAACTTCGGCTTGGAGAGCCGCGGAGCGACTGGCTAAGGTAGCCATTATGAGGAAGTCATTGAATAGAGTCAGCGACTTGCACGGGTTCGAAAATGCCAGATTctaa
- the LOC100853975 gene encoding uncharacterized protein LOC100853975 isoform X1, with translation MECGNRLVLAPMVRVVSCETLKPLIIVVSVFSEIYSHIKVDYILTSLIESSELLIFCYSPFGCRESRGKGTLPFRLLAAQYGADITYGEEIIDHKLIKCERRLNEDIGSIDFVEKGTHNVVFRTCHEEKNRVVFQMGTSNAERALTAAQIVCKDVAAVDINMGCPKSFSISGGMGAALLTRPELIHDILTILKRNLDIPVTCKIRLLKSSQETVELAQQIEKTGVAALAVHGRRIADRPRDPAKWNEIADVVAALSIPVIANGDVFGYDDFQRIKVATGASSVMVARGALWNASVFSPEGKVPWEDVKIEYIRKSILWDNDIKSTKHTLKEMIMHHSCLELPEGKAVIKSETLADLAKLYGEEKYYQFVRGNRLLLKGSW, from the exons ATGGAGTGCGGGAACAGGCTAGTCCTCGCTCCCATGGTTCGAGTCGTGAGTTGCGAAACCCTTAAACCTCTTATTATCGTCGTCTCTGTTTTCTCAGAGATTTATAGTCATATTAAAGTTGATTATATACTGACTTCATTAATTGAGAGTTCCGAACTCTTAATTTTTTGCTATTCTCCATTTGGATGCCGAGAAAGCCGTGGAAAA GGGACACTACCTTTTAGGTTACTAGCAGCACAGTACGGTGCGGATATTACCTACGGGGAGGAGATTATTGATCACAAACTGATTAAATGCGAGCGCAGATTAAATG AGGACATTGGCTCTATTGATTTTGTGGAGAAAGGGACACATAATGTTGTGTTTAGAACTtgccatgaagaaaaaaatcgtGTAGTGTTTCAAATGGGTACTTCTAATGCTGAGAGGGCCCTCACTGCTGCTCAGATAGT GTGTAAAGATGTTGCAGCGGTGGATATAAATATGGGTTGCCCCAAGTCATTCTCTATTAGTGGAGGCATGGGAGCTGCATTATTGACTAGACCTGAGCTTATTCATGAT ATATTGACAATATTAAAGAGGAACTTGGACATACCAGTCACATGTAAGATTCGACTTTTAAAATCATCTCAAGAGACGGTAGAATTAGCACAGCAAATTGAGAAAACTGGTGTTGCTGCTCTGGCTGTTCATGGAAG AAGAATTGCAGATAGGCCTAGGGATCCTGCTAAGTGGAATGAGATTGCTGATGTTGTAGCGGCATTATCTATTCCGGTTATAGCAAATGGTGATGTCTTTGGGTATGATGATTTTCAACGCATTAAAGTGGCTACTG GAGCTTCATCTGTGATGGTTGCTAGAGGAGCTCTTTGGAATGCATCAGTTTTCTCTCCTGAAGGGAAAGTACCCTGGGAAGATGTGAAAATAGAGTATATTAGGAAG AGCATCTTATGGGATAATGATATCAAAAGTACGAAGCACACGTTGAAAGAAATGATCATGCACCACTCTTGCCTTGAACTCCCTGAGGGAAAAGCAGTGATTAAATCAGAAACCTTGGCAGATCTTGC gaAACTTTATGGAGAAGAAAAGTACTATCAGTTTGTCAGAGGAAACCGGTTGTTGCTCAAAGGAAGTTGGTGA
- the LOC100853975 gene encoding uncharacterized protein LOC100853975 isoform X2 yields the protein MECGNRLVLAPMVRVGTLPFRLLAAQYGADITYGEEIIDHKLIKCERRLNEDIGSIDFVEKGTHNVVFRTCHEEKNRVVFQMGTSNAERALTAAQIVCKDVAAVDINMGCPKSFSISGGMGAALLTRPELIHDILTILKRNLDIPVTCKIRLLKSSQETVELAQQIEKTGVAALAVHGRRIADRPRDPAKWNEIADVVAALSIPVIANGDVFGYDDFQRIKVATGASSVMVARGALWNASVFSPEGKVPWEDVKIEYIRKSILWDNDIKSTKHTLKEMIMHHSCLELPEGKAVIKSETLADLAKLYGEEKYYQFVRGNRLLLKGSW from the exons ATGGAGTGCGGGAACAGGCTAGTCCTCGCTCCCATGGTTCGAGTC GGGACACTACCTTTTAGGTTACTAGCAGCACAGTACGGTGCGGATATTACCTACGGGGAGGAGATTATTGATCACAAACTGATTAAATGCGAGCGCAGATTAAATG AGGACATTGGCTCTATTGATTTTGTGGAGAAAGGGACACATAATGTTGTGTTTAGAACTtgccatgaagaaaaaaatcgtGTAGTGTTTCAAATGGGTACTTCTAATGCTGAGAGGGCCCTCACTGCTGCTCAGATAGT GTGTAAAGATGTTGCAGCGGTGGATATAAATATGGGTTGCCCCAAGTCATTCTCTATTAGTGGAGGCATGGGAGCTGCATTATTGACTAGACCTGAGCTTATTCATGAT ATATTGACAATATTAAAGAGGAACTTGGACATACCAGTCACATGTAAGATTCGACTTTTAAAATCATCTCAAGAGACGGTAGAATTAGCACAGCAAATTGAGAAAACTGGTGTTGCTGCTCTGGCTGTTCATGGAAG AAGAATTGCAGATAGGCCTAGGGATCCTGCTAAGTGGAATGAGATTGCTGATGTTGTAGCGGCATTATCTATTCCGGTTATAGCAAATGGTGATGTCTTTGGGTATGATGATTTTCAACGCATTAAAGTGGCTACTG GAGCTTCATCTGTGATGGTTGCTAGAGGAGCTCTTTGGAATGCATCAGTTTTCTCTCCTGAAGGGAAAGTACCCTGGGAAGATGTGAAAATAGAGTATATTAGGAAG AGCATCTTATGGGATAATGATATCAAAAGTACGAAGCACACGTTGAAAGAAATGATCATGCACCACTCTTGCCTTGAACTCCCTGAGGGAAAAGCAGTGATTAAATCAGAAACCTTGGCAGATCTTGC gaAACTTTATGGAGAAGAAAAGTACTATCAGTTTGTCAGAGGAAACCGGTTGTTGCTCAAAGGAAGTTGGTGA
- the LOC100256754 gene encoding phosphoenolpyruvate carboxykinase (ATP) 1 isoform X2 — MAGNGNGHEEFSFNNGVVARNGLAKVQTHKKQSEICHDDSTTPVKAQTIDELHSLQKKKSAPTTPIKGSEGAFATISDEERQQLQLQSISASLASLTRETGPKVVKGDPARKTDTTPKSHVTHHHFTPTLNISDSALKFTHILYNLSPGELYEQAIKYEHGSFITSSGALATLSGAKTGRSPRDKRVVKDETTEVELWWGKGSPNIEMDEHTFMVNRERAVDYLNSLDKVFVNDQFLNWDPENRLKVRIVSARAYHSLFMHNMCIRPTPEELENFGTPDFTIYNAGQFPCNRFTHYMTSSTSVDLNLARREMVILGTQYAGEMKKGLFSVMHYLMPKRQILSLHSGCNIGKDGDVALFFGLSGTGKTTLSTDHNRYLIGDDEHCWGDNGVSNIEGGCYAKCIDLSREKEPDIFNAIKFGTVLENVVFDEHTREVDYTDKSVTENTRASYPIEYIPNAKLPCVGPHPKNVILLACDAFGVLPPVSKLNLAQTMYHFISGYTALVAGTEEGVKEPQATFSACFGAAFIMLHPTKYAAMLAEKMQKHGATAWLVNTGWSGGSYGSGKRIKLAHTRKIIDAIHSGSLLKANYKKTQVFGLEIPTEVEGVPSEILDPVNTWTDKKAYDETLLKLAGLFKKNFEVFANYKIGKDNKLTEEIVAAGPIF; from the exons ATGGCAGGAAACGGAAACGGACACGAAGAATTCAGCTTCAACAACGGAGTCGTCGCGCGCAACGGACTGGCGAAGGTCCAGACGCACAAGAAACAGAGCGAGATCTGTCACGACGACAGTACTACGCCTGTAAAGGCACAGACGATCGATGAACTTCACTCGCTTCAGAAGAAGAAATCCGCGCCAACCACTCCCATTAAAGGGTCTGAGGGAGCTTTTGCCACCATTTCGGACGAAGAACGCCAGCAGCTACAGCTCCAGTCAATCAG CGCATCTTTGGCGTCCCTGACGAGAGAAACTGGACCAAAGGTCGTGAAAGGGGACCCAGCTAGAAAGACCGACACTACTCCAAAGTCGCACGTGACGCACCACCATTTCACTCCGACGCTTAACATCAGCGATAGTGCCTTGAAGTTCACCCATATCCTCTACAATCTCTCTCCTGGAG AGTTATACGAGCAGGCAATAAAGTACGAGCATGGGTCGTTCATTACATCGAGCGGTGCCTTGGCGACCCTTTCTGGAGCCAAGACGGGCCGTTCTCCTAGAGACAAACGCGTCGTCAAGGATGAGACCACCGAGGTCGAGCTCTGGTGGGGAAA GGGCTCACCCAACATTGAGATGGACGAGCATACCTTCATGGTGAACAGAGAGAGAGCTGTTGATTACCTCAACTCTTTGGACAAG GTTTTTGTGAATGATCAATTTCTGAATTGGGACCCAGAGAACCGACTCAAAGTCCGGATTGTGTCTGCCAGGGCTTATCATTCACTGTTCATGCACAACat GTGTATCCGACCCACACCTGAAGAGCTGGAGAATTTCGGTACTCCGGACTTCACTATATACAATGCTGGGCAGTTCCCGTGTAATCGATTCACCCACTACATGACATCCTCTACTAGCGTAGATCTTAATCTTGCTAGGAGGGAAATGGTCATCCTCGGCACCCAGTACGCCGGGGAAATGAAGAAGGGTCTTTTCAGTGTAATGCACTATCTCATGCCTAAGCGTCAAATCCTCTCCCTACATTCCGGCTGCAACATAGGCAAAGATGGAGATGTCGCCCTTTTCTTTGGATTGTCAG gtACTGGGAAGACAACTCTGTCTACTGACCACAATAGATATTTAATTGGAGATGATGAACACTGTTGGGGTGACAATGGCGTGTCAAACATTGAGGGTGGTTGCTATGCTAAGTGCATTGATCTCTCAAGGGAGAAAGAGCCTGATATCTTTAATGCCATCAAGTTTGGCACTG TGTTGGAAAATGTGGTGTTCGATGAGCACACACGCGAGGTTGATTACACGGACAAGTCTGTTACAG AGAACACTCGTGCATCCTATCCCATTGAGTATATCCCCAATGCGAAGCTTCCATGTGTTGGCCCTCACCCAAAGAATGTCATACTTCTGGCATGTGATGCATTTGGTGTGCTCCCACCTGTGAGCAAACTGAACCTGGCACAGACCATGTACCATTTTATCAGTGGCTACACTGCTCTG GTGGCGGGCACAGAGGAGGGTGTGAAGGAGCCACAAGCAACATTCTCAGCTTGCTTTGGTGCTGCCTTTATAATGTTGCATCCTACTAAGTATGCGGCCATGTTGGCCGAGAAGATGCAGAAACATGGGGCAACGGCATGGCTGGTCAACACTGGTTGGTCAGGTGGAAG CTATGGCTCAGGGAAGCGTATTAAGTTGGCACACACCCGGAAAATCATTGATGCCATACACTCTGGAAGCCTTCTGAAGGCAAATTATAAGAAGACTCAAGTGTTTGGGCTTGAGATCCCAACCGAGGTTGAGGGTGTGCCTTCAGAAATCCTGGATCCTGTGAACACT TGGACAGATAAGAAGGCATATGATGAAACACTGCTGAAGCTGGCTGGCCTATTCAAGAAGAACTTTGAGGTATTCGCTAACTACAAGATTGGCAAGGACAACAAGCTGACTGAGGAGATTGTTGCAGCTGGTCCAATCTTCTGA
- the LOC100256754 gene encoding phosphoenolpyruvate carboxykinase (ATP) 1 isoform X1 — protein sequence MAGNGNGHEEFSFNNGVVARNGLAKVQTHKKQSEICHDDSTTPVKAQTIDELHSLQKKKSAPTTPIKGSEGAFATISDEERQQLQLQSISASLASLTRETGPKVVKGDPARKTDTTPKSHVTHHHFTPTLNISDSALKFTHILYNLSPGELYEQAIKYEHGSFITSSGALATLSGAKTGRSPRDKRVVKDETTEVELWWGKGSPNIEMDEHTFMVNRERAVDYLNSLDKVFVNDQFLNWDPENRLKVRIVSARAYHSLFMHNMCIRPTPEELENFGTPDFTIYNAGQFPCNRFTHYMTSSTSVDLNLARREMVILGTQYAGEMKKGLFSVMHYLMPKRQILSLHSGCNIGKDGDVALFFGLSGTGKTTLSTDHNRYLIGDDEHCWGDNGVSNIEGGCYAKCIDLSREKEPDIFNAIKFGTVLENVVFDEHTREVDYTDKSVTENTRASYPIEYIPNAKLPCVGPHPKNVILLACDAFGVLPPVSKLNLAQTMYHFISGYTALVAGTEEGVKEPQATFSACFGAAFIMLHPTKYAAMLAEKMQKHGATAWLVNTGWSGGSYGSGKRIKLAHTRKIIDAIHSGSLLKANYKKTQVFGLEIPTEVEGVPSEILDPVNTVSWPFLTSFHYCLVLIFNFLLLMYLSFGLQWTDKKAYDETLLKLAGLFKKNFEVFANYKIGKDNKLTEEIVAAGPIF from the exons ATGGCAGGAAACGGAAACGGACACGAAGAATTCAGCTTCAACAACGGAGTCGTCGCGCGCAACGGACTGGCGAAGGTCCAGACGCACAAGAAACAGAGCGAGATCTGTCACGACGACAGTACTACGCCTGTAAAGGCACAGACGATCGATGAACTTCACTCGCTTCAGAAGAAGAAATCCGCGCCAACCACTCCCATTAAAGGGTCTGAGGGAGCTTTTGCCACCATTTCGGACGAAGAACGCCAGCAGCTACAGCTCCAGTCAATCAG CGCATCTTTGGCGTCCCTGACGAGAGAAACTGGACCAAAGGTCGTGAAAGGGGACCCAGCTAGAAAGACCGACACTACTCCAAAGTCGCACGTGACGCACCACCATTTCACTCCGACGCTTAACATCAGCGATAGTGCCTTGAAGTTCACCCATATCCTCTACAATCTCTCTCCTGGAG AGTTATACGAGCAGGCAATAAAGTACGAGCATGGGTCGTTCATTACATCGAGCGGTGCCTTGGCGACCCTTTCTGGAGCCAAGACGGGCCGTTCTCCTAGAGACAAACGCGTCGTCAAGGATGAGACCACCGAGGTCGAGCTCTGGTGGGGAAA GGGCTCACCCAACATTGAGATGGACGAGCATACCTTCATGGTGAACAGAGAGAGAGCTGTTGATTACCTCAACTCTTTGGACAAG GTTTTTGTGAATGATCAATTTCTGAATTGGGACCCAGAGAACCGACTCAAAGTCCGGATTGTGTCTGCCAGGGCTTATCATTCACTGTTCATGCACAACat GTGTATCCGACCCACACCTGAAGAGCTGGAGAATTTCGGTACTCCGGACTTCACTATATACAATGCTGGGCAGTTCCCGTGTAATCGATTCACCCACTACATGACATCCTCTACTAGCGTAGATCTTAATCTTGCTAGGAGGGAAATGGTCATCCTCGGCACCCAGTACGCCGGGGAAATGAAGAAGGGTCTTTTCAGTGTAATGCACTATCTCATGCCTAAGCGTCAAATCCTCTCCCTACATTCCGGCTGCAACATAGGCAAAGATGGAGATGTCGCCCTTTTCTTTGGATTGTCAG gtACTGGGAAGACAACTCTGTCTACTGACCACAATAGATATTTAATTGGAGATGATGAACACTGTTGGGGTGACAATGGCGTGTCAAACATTGAGGGTGGTTGCTATGCTAAGTGCATTGATCTCTCAAGGGAGAAAGAGCCTGATATCTTTAATGCCATCAAGTTTGGCACTG TGTTGGAAAATGTGGTGTTCGATGAGCACACACGCGAGGTTGATTACACGGACAAGTCTGTTACAG AGAACACTCGTGCATCCTATCCCATTGAGTATATCCCCAATGCGAAGCTTCCATGTGTTGGCCCTCACCCAAAGAATGTCATACTTCTGGCATGTGATGCATTTGGTGTGCTCCCACCTGTGAGCAAACTGAACCTGGCACAGACCATGTACCATTTTATCAGTGGCTACACTGCTCTG GTGGCGGGCACAGAGGAGGGTGTGAAGGAGCCACAAGCAACATTCTCAGCTTGCTTTGGTGCTGCCTTTATAATGTTGCATCCTACTAAGTATGCGGCCATGTTGGCCGAGAAGATGCAGAAACATGGGGCAACGGCATGGCTGGTCAACACTGGTTGGTCAGGTGGAAG CTATGGCTCAGGGAAGCGTATTAAGTTGGCACACACCCGGAAAATCATTGATGCCATACACTCTGGAAGCCTTCTGAAGGCAAATTATAAGAAGACTCAAGTGTTTGGGCTTGAGATCCCAACCGAGGTTGAGGGTGTGCCTTCAGAAATCCTGGATCCTGTGAACACTGTGAGTTGGCCTTTCTTGACCTCTTTTCACTACTGCTTAgtacttatatttaattttcttttactgaTGTACTTAAGTTTTGGATTGCAGTGGACAGATAAGAAGGCATATGATGAAACACTGCTGAAGCTGGCTGGCCTATTCAAGAAGAACTTTGAGGTATTCGCTAACTACAAGATTGGCAAGGACAACAAGCTGACTGAGGAGATTGTTGCAGCTGGTCCAATCTTCTGA